A window from Piliocolobus tephrosceles isolate RC106 chromosome 11, ASM277652v3, whole genome shotgun sequence encodes these proteins:
- the NXPH2 gene encoding neurexophilin-2, which yields MRLRPLPLVVVPGLLQLLFCDSKEVVHATEGLDWEDKDAPGTLVGNVVHSRIISPLRLFVKQSPVPKPGPMAYADSMENFWDWLANITEIQEPLARTKRRPIVKTGKFKKMFGWGDFHSNIKTVKLNLLITGKIVDHGNGTFSVYFRHNSTGLGNVSVSLVPPSKVVEFEVSPQSTLETKESKSFNCRIEYEKTDRAKKTALCNFDPSKICYQEQTQSHVSWLCSKPFKVICIYIAFYSVDYKLVQKVCPDYNYHSETPYLSSG from the coding sequence CTATTTTGTGACAGTAAGGAAGTGGTGCATGCCACGGAGGGGCTGGATTGGGAAGACAAAGATGCTCCAGGGACCTTGGTCGGCAACGTGGTGCACTCAAGGATCATCAGTCCCCTGCGCCTGTTTGTTAAACAGTCTCCGGTGCCCAAGCCCGGCCCCATGGCGTATGCAGACAGCATGGAAAACTTTTGGGATTGGCTGGCCAACATCACGGAGATTCAGGAGCCATTGGCAAGAACTAAACGGAGGCCAATAGTGAAAAcaggaaaatttaagaaaatgtttggaTGGGGTGACTTTCATTCCAACATTAAAACTGTCAAACTCAATCTCCTCATCACAGGGAAAATTGTTGACCATGGAAATGGAACCTTCAGTGTGTATTTCCGACATAATTCAACAGGCCTGGGCAATGTTTCAGTGAGCTTGGTACCACCCTCCAAGGTGGTGGAATTTGAAGTTTCCCCCCAGTCTACCTTGGAGACCAAGGAATCTAAATCTTTCAATTGTCGCATTGAGTATGAAAAAACAGATCGGGCGAAAAAGACCGCCCTGTGCAACTTTGACCCATCCAAGATCTGCTACCAGGAGCAGACTCAGAGCCATGTGTCTTGGTTGTGCTCCAAGCCCTTCAAGGTCATTTGCATTTACATTGCCTTTTACAGTGTTGATTATAAACTCGTGCAAAAGGTGTGCCCTGACTACAATtaccatagtgagaccccatactTATCTTCCGGCTGA